One genomic segment of Coffea arabica cultivar ET-39 chromosome 6e, Coffea Arabica ET-39 HiFi, whole genome shotgun sequence includes these proteins:
- the LOC113695398 gene encoding 10 kDa chaperonin, mitochondrial, which translates to MAKRLIPLLNRVLVEKVIPPAKTNAGILLPEKTAKLNMGKVVAVGPGYHDSQGKLIPVTVKEGDNVLLPEYGGTQVKLGEKEYHLYRDDDILGTLHD; encoded by the exons ATGGCAAAGCGTTTAATTCCTCTCCTTAACCGAGTTTTGGTGGAGAAAGTGATCCCTCCTGCTAAGACAAATGCTGGGATTTTGCTTCCGGAAAAAACCGCCAAG TTGAACATGGGGAAAGTTGTTGCTGTCGGTCCAGGGTATCATGATAGCCAGGGAAAGCTGATTCCTGTTACCGTGAAGGAGGGGGATAATGTGCTGCTGCCTGAATATGGAGGAACTCAAGTGAAGCTCGGCGAGAAAGA GTACCATTTGTACCGAGATGATGACATCCTTGGAACATTGCATGATTAG
- the LOC113696031 gene encoding uncharacterized protein — MQTRKIFGISLSLIIINMAAIMERADENLLPSVYKEVSEAFSAGPSDLGYLTFIRNFIQGLASPVAGILAISYDRPTVLAVGTLCWALSTAAVGVSQDFLQVACWRAVNGFGLAIVIPALQSFIADSYVDRVRGTGFGFLNLVGTVGGIGGGAIATVMAGHNFWGIPGWRFAFMVMAALSCLIAFLVHAFVADPRRRTTTNHDTSQALFRDEVMDKGNANSVSLWVESWQAMKAVTRVPTFQYIVLQGLVGSLPWTALVFLTLWFELIGFDHNSSAALVGIFAAGCALGSFVGGIIADQMSRLYPNSGRIMCAQFCAFMGIPFSWFLLRVIPQSVSSYSTYAVTLFLMGLTISWCATATNGPMFAEVVPVKHRTMIYAFDRAFEVSFSSFAAPVVGILAEKMYGYDPKSVDPVVGSGREALALSRGLFSMMAVPFGLCGLFYTPLYWNFGHDRENARIATAKETEMI, encoded by the exons ATGCa AACAAGGAAAATTTTTGGGATTTCCCTGTCCCTGATTATCATTAACATGGCTGCTATAATGGAGCGAGCTGATGAAAATCTCCTTCCATCTGTTTACAAAGAAGTCAGTGAAGCTTTTTCTGCAGGGCCATCTGATCTTGGTTATCTGACTTTTATACGCAATTTCATTCAGGGATTGGCTTCTCCAGTAGCAGGTATATTAGCGATTAGTTATGACCGCCCTACTGTTCTTGCGGTTGGTACTCTCTGCTGGGCCTTGTCAACAGCTGCAGTAGGTGTTAGCCAGGACTTTTTACAAGTTGCATGTTGGAGAGCAGTAAATGGTTTTGGACTGGCTATTGTGATTCCAGCACTTCAGTCTTTCATTGCTGATAGCTATGTTGATCGTGTGCGAGGGACTGGTTTTGGGTTTCTAAATCTCGTTGGTACTGTGGGTGGTATAGGAGGTGGAGCAATTGCTACAGTTATGGCTGGTCATAATTTCTGGGGTATACCTGGATGGAGATTTGCCTTCATGGTGATGGCAGCATTGAGCTGTTTGATTGCTTTTCTTGTTCATGCATTTGTTGCTGACCCAAGAAGAAGAACTACTACTAACCACGATACCAGCCAGGCTTTGTTCAG GGATGAAGTGATGGATAAGGGAAATGCTAACTCAGTGTCACTTTGGGTGGAATCATGGCAAGCAATGAAAGCTGTTACAAGAGTTCCCACTTTCCAATACATTGTGTTGCAGGGTCTTGTTGGTTCACTGCCTTGGACAGCCCTAGTATTTTTGACGCTGTGGTTTGAACTAATTG GTTTTGATCACAACAGTTCAGCAGCCCTTGTCGGTATCTTTGCTGCTGGATGTGCACTGGGGTCTTTCGTTGGTGGAATAATTGCAGATCAAATGTCACGCTTATACCCAAATTCAGGGCGCATAATGTGTGCACAGTTCTGTGCTTTTATGGGCATTCCATTCTCATGGTTCCTTCTGAGAGTTATCCCACAGTCTGTGAGCAGCTATTCGACATATGCTGTCACCCTCTTCTTGATGGGCCTTACTATTAGCTGGTGTGCTACTGCTACAAATGGTCCAATGTTTGCTGAGGTTGTCCCTGTGAAACATCGGACCATGATTTATGCATTTGATCGTGCTTTTGAAgtatccttttcttcttttgctgccCCTGTGGTTGGAATTCTTGCAGAAAAGATGTATGGCTACGATCCAAAATCTGTTGATCCTGTTGTAGGGTCCGGAAGAGAAGCCTTGGCTTTGTCAAGAGGCCTTTTCTCCATGATGGCAGTTCCATTTGGTTTGTGCGGTTTATTTTACACACCTTTGTATTGGAATTTCGGGCATGATCGAGAAAATGCTAGAATTGCTACCGCAAAAGAAACAGAGATGATATGA
- the LOC140009786 gene encoding F-box protein CPR1-like produces MVQEFWCKLQSALHWLISETDWSFDLVIVAIDLRTGQFQLVPQLDNMFNAPMRHLALIQGCLRVACRSGAGLMEIWLTKDYGIKDSWTKLTVDVGEHYIISDLTLLAYEEENRQWLIEENYQEFLWYCTHGGLGSYLLALIKKTYE; encoded by the exons ATGGTACAGGAGTTCTGGTGCAAACTGCAAAGTGCTCTGCATTGGCTCATCAGCGAAACTGATTGGAGCTTTGATCTTGTTATCGTGGCGATTGACCTAAGAACTGGGCAATTCCAACTTGTGCCACAACTTGACAATATGTTTAACGCCCCTATGAGGCATTTGGCACTGATTCAGGGTTGCCTCAGAGTGGCTTGCAGGAGTGGTGCTGGGCTTATGGAGATTTGGTTGACGAAGGATTACGGGATTAAAGATTCTTGGACAAAATTAACTGTTGATGTGGGTGAACATTACATTATATCAGATCTTACCCTATTAGCATATGAAGAGGAAAATAGGCAATGGCTTATAGAGGAAAATTACCAAGAGTTCCTTTGGTACTGCACACATG GTGGACTTGGTTCTTATTTGTTAGCTCTAATTAAGAAGACATATGAGTAG